The following proteins are encoded in a genomic region of Sneathiella marina:
- a CDS encoding LPS-assembly protein LptD, which translates to MKSLARLLLATTFLCTAFVPHFAHAEKTPELDFAKESLFSAKNITYDKEDQTVEATGEVEVVQGDRVLKADKIIYDIPGDTIRAEGNVVLLEPTGDVVFAEEMELQNELKIGAIRDIRILFSDQSRLAAHEAIKMDENRTIMTKAVFSTCRLCEKDPERPVLWQVKAEEVEHDRAEQSVTYKNAVFEFFGVPVMYTPYFSHPDPTVDRESGFLSPKVYDSSILGYGLKLPYYIVISEDKDMTITPNITTKEGVQLAAQYRQAVSNGRFKFDGSATYVDERNNQNVTTGDKEFQSHIRGDGQFQIDDTWLWGFDVFRTSNDTYLDKYDISDDDTLTSRAYLQGQRGRNFSVLSAYSFQGLTEADVSSETPFVPAWWDYSYVGEPNDFGGRASVNMDTLLIYREDSQDTNRLSLSGGYHIPYTTSNGQVLSFDTSLRGDLYYARNILADPSDPSSGTGQNAFSARAVPSVSVEWKYPFVRQAGSVRQVVEPIVEGVWSDVIGDEDTPNEDSLSFEFDDTNLFGSNRFAGLDEVEKGARLNYGINMGVYGESGGYTTLLVGQSIHSDKNTSFPDGTGLEDQFSDFVTRLEIRPASYLQFINRTRINHDKLSIARNELDMKVGTSKNYFDLGYVYLRDDPNGLTQDTREEVYVEGKVEIAEFWSAYGNYRRNLAGTGNSVDGRIGIEYLDECFGFSLELKKSFTRDRDLEPDTTIGFNIRLLPFN; encoded by the coding sequence ATGAAATCCCTCGCGCGACTATTATTAGCGACTACTTTTCTATGCACCGCATTTGTCCCACATTTTGCTCACGCCGAGAAAACACCGGAACTGGACTTTGCCAAGGAATCCTTATTCAGTGCGAAAAATATTACATACGATAAGGAAGATCAAACCGTAGAGGCGACAGGTGAGGTCGAAGTTGTTCAGGGTGACCGGGTTTTGAAGGCTGACAAGATCATCTATGACATTCCTGGAGATACGATCCGGGCAGAAGGCAATGTCGTTCTGTTGGAGCCAACCGGGGATGTTGTTTTCGCTGAGGAAATGGAGCTACAAAATGAACTTAAAATAGGCGCCATTCGGGATATCCGAATACTATTTTCGGATCAGTCGCGCCTTGCCGCACATGAGGCAATCAAGATGGACGAAAATCGGACTATCATGACGAAAGCTGTCTTTAGTACCTGCCGTTTATGTGAAAAAGATCCCGAACGTCCGGTCTTGTGGCAAGTCAAAGCGGAAGAAGTTGAGCATGATCGCGCGGAGCAATCCGTAACCTATAAAAATGCTGTTTTCGAATTTTTCGGCGTCCCCGTAATGTACACACCGTACTTCTCTCATCCTGATCCGACGGTAGACCGGGAAAGCGGCTTTCTATCCCCGAAAGTTTACGATTCTTCGATCCTTGGCTACGGATTGAAACTTCCTTATTACATTGTGATTTCTGAAGACAAAGACATGACGATCACGCCCAATATCACTACAAAAGAAGGGGTTCAATTAGCTGCGCAATATCGACAAGCGGTCTCGAATGGCCGGTTTAAATTCGACGGATCCGCCACTTATGTTGACGAAAGGAACAATCAAAACGTAACGACTGGCGACAAGGAATTTCAAAGCCATATCCGTGGCGACGGACAGTTCCAAATTGATGATACCTGGCTTTGGGGGTTTGATGTATTCCGTACCTCTAACGATACATATCTGGATAAATACGATATCAGCGATGATGATACCCTAACCTCTAGAGCCTATTTGCAAGGACAGCGAGGAAGGAATTTCTCCGTTTTGAGTGCCTATAGTTTTCAAGGACTGACCGAAGCAGATGTTTCCAGTGAAACACCCTTTGTGCCAGCCTGGTGGGACTATTCTTATGTTGGCGAGCCAAATGATTTTGGTGGTCGTGCCAGTGTAAATATGGACACCCTCCTGATCTATCGGGAAGATAGTCAGGATACCAACAGACTTTCTTTATCTGGCGGTTATCACATCCCTTATACAACGTCGAATGGACAGGTCTTATCCTTTGATACCTCCCTTCGTGGTGATTTATACTATGCGCGAAATATTCTCGCGGATCCATCTGACCCCTCTTCGGGAACCGGACAAAACGCCTTTTCGGCACGGGCTGTTCCTTCTGTCTCTGTGGAATGGAAATATCCCTTTGTACGACAAGCTGGCTCTGTTCGGCAGGTGGTCGAGCCGATTGTCGAAGGGGTTTGGTCTGACGTCATCGGCGATGAAGACACTCCGAATGAGGATAGCCTCAGCTTTGAATTTGATGATACCAACTTGTTTGGATCAAATCGTTTCGCTGGCCTTGATGAAGTTGAAAAGGGTGCGCGGCTAAATTACGGTATTAATATGGGGGTTTACGGCGAATCCGGAGGCTATACAACTTTGCTGGTTGGACAAAGCATCCATAGCGATAAGAATACAAGTTTCCCAGATGGAACCGGCCTAGAAGACCAGTTCTCTGATTTTGTGACGCGGTTGGAAATACGTCCTGCCAGCTACCTACAATTTATTAATCGGACACGAATAAATCATGACAAGCTATCAATTGCGCGCAATGAACTCGATATGAAAGTTGGAACCTCAAAGAATTACTTTGATTTGGGATATGTGTATTTACGTGACGATCCAAACGGATTGACTCAGGATACACGAGAGGAAGTTTATGTTGAGGGCAAGGTAGAAATCGCGGAATTCTGGAGTGCTTACGGAAACTATCGGCGAAATCTTGCAGGGACAGGTAATTCGGTTGATGGCAGAATTGGCATAGAGTATCTCGATGAATGTTTTGGATTTTCTCTGGAATTAAAAAAATCCTTCACTCGGGATAGAGATTTGGAACCCGACACGACGATTGGCTTCAATATCAGATTGCTACCTTTTAATTAA
- the gmk gene encoding guanylate kinase: MPAMRESMSVDRRGLMLVLSSPSGAGKTTLSRALLADTDNMKMSVSATTRPMRPGETDGEDYFFVEPVDFNLMINRDELLEHAKVFGNYYGTPRAAVEDALSSGNDVLFDIDWQGTQQLAQKMRDDLVSIFILPPSTAALEKRLKSRAQDSDEVVAQRMSKASEEISHWREYDYVVVNDDVDECLSEVRAILKAERVRCSRRTGLIDFVSGLREGY, encoded by the coding sequence ATGCCAGCTATGAGGGAATCTATGTCCGTTGATCGTCGCGGCTTGATGCTAGTTTTGTCGTCACCGTCCGGCGCCGGAAAAACCACTCTTTCACGGGCATTGTTAGCGGACACTGACAACATGAAGATGTCGGTTTCCGCAACGACGCGCCCGATGCGCCCGGGTGAAACGGACGGGGAGGATTATTTTTTTGTCGAACCCGTAGATTTTAATCTCATGATCAACCGGGACGAGCTGCTGGAACATGCGAAAGTTTTTGGTAATTATTACGGCACACCGCGCGCAGCTGTGGAAGATGCTTTAAGCAGTGGGAATGATGTGCTTTTCGATATTGATTGGCAAGGAACCCAGCAACTGGCACAGAAAATGCGCGATGATCTGGTCAGCATATTTATCCTGCCACCGTCAACTGCCGCTCTGGAGAAACGACTTAAGTCCAGAGCTCAGGATTCCGATGAAGTTGTGGCACAGCGAATGTCAAAGGCTTCTGAAGAAATCAGCCATTGGCGGGAGTATGATTATGTCGTTGTAAATGATGATGTTGATGAATGCCTGTCTGAGGTAAGGGCCATTTTAAAAGCGGAGCGCGTGCGTTGCAGCCGCCGGACAGGACTAATCGATTTTGTGAGCGGCTTGCGCGAAGGTTACTGA
- a CDS encoding peptidylprolyl isomerase, with amino-acid sequence MSALRTLFNAAAFAGLLALPSPSATAQDVQNIAAIVNDEIISAYDLDQRISLTILMSSFPNTAETRQQLAKPTLTKLIDDRLKLQEAEQFNLSVSDEEVAATLEDFEKGNNLASGELDKMLIARDIDLSTLIEQFRVQLAWNKIIRHRIVPRITISDEEVIAVQQKLEANKGKNEYLLSEIYLPIEGDTDEAELRKSAQNLVDQIRKGAPFGRAAAQFSEGSTASAGGSIGWILIDDVEPEISEVLVNLPENRVSDPIRTSLGYFIVAVQKIRTVMENNPDDVVFDLTQIVVPASNEGELAGPRSQKILAESLSKFIDDCRYLPDFLTEISGIESGSGKLGKIRLGDLPDTIKEILRDMQPGQASAPYEDDGVYRIFVVCDRQDPQMLSGSEDQIRQNIMIRRAENRARGYLQDMHNSATIETR; translated from the coding sequence ATGTCTGCTCTACGTACCTTGTTTAATGCAGCTGCTTTCGCAGGCTTGCTTGCCCTGCCCTCTCCATCTGCAACGGCGCAAGATGTTCAGAATATTGCGGCGATCGTCAATGATGAAATAATTTCCGCCTATGACCTTGATCAGAGAATTTCCCTCACGATACTGATGTCAAGTTTCCCAAATACGGCGGAAACGCGACAGCAACTGGCCAAGCCGACATTGACAAAACTAATTGACGACCGGCTGAAATTGCAAGAAGCGGAGCAATTTAACCTCTCTGTTTCCGACGAAGAGGTTGCGGCGACACTTGAGGACTTCGAAAAAGGCAACAATCTGGCAAGTGGCGAACTCGACAAAATGCTCATTGCACGCGATATTGACTTGTCAACGCTGATTGAGCAGTTTCGCGTCCAGCTCGCCTGGAATAAAATTATACGGCACCGAATAGTTCCACGGATTACCATATCTGACGAAGAGGTCATAGCGGTCCAGCAAAAACTGGAAGCGAACAAAGGTAAAAATGAGTATTTGTTGAGCGAAATATACCTTCCCATAGAAGGCGACACAGATGAAGCAGAATTGCGAAAATCCGCACAAAACCTCGTCGATCAAATTCGCAAAGGTGCACCGTTCGGACGAGCTGCCGCTCAATTCAGTGAAGGATCTACTGCCTCTGCTGGTGGATCCATCGGTTGGATTCTTATCGATGACGTAGAGCCTGAAATTAGCGAGGTTTTGGTCAATTTGCCGGAAAACCGGGTATCTGATCCGATCCGCACTTCTCTTGGTTATTTCATTGTCGCGGTTCAGAAAATTCGTACCGTGATGGAAAATAACCCAGACGACGTTGTTTTCGACTTGACCCAAATTGTCGTTCCCGCAAGTAACGAAGGAGAATTAGCGGGCCCGAGGTCGCAAAAAATTCTGGCTGAATCACTGAGCAAGTTCATCGATGATTGCCGTTATTTACCTGATTTTCTAACCGAAATATCTGGCATCGAATCTGGCAGCGGGAAACTTGGGAAAATTCGGCTCGGTGATTTACCTGATACCATCAAGGAAATTTTACGGGACATGCAGCCGGGACAGGCCAGCGCACCTTATGAAGATGATGGCGTCTATAGAATCTTTGTCGTCTGCGATCGCCAGGATCCGCAAATGTTAAGTGGATCGGAGGATCAAATCCGACAGAATATAATGATACGCCGCGCCGAAAATAGAGCCCGTGGATATTTACAGGACATGCATAATTCGGCGACCATTGAAACACGATAA
- the pdxA gene encoding 4-hydroxythreonine-4-phosphate dehydrogenase PdxA encodes MAVAPLVVTIGDPNGIGIEIISKAWMQRDLNNLPVFFLLGNVKTIEHYLKSTGIAVPFLEIASPADAANVFSKALPVLSLEGSNSVAEEIILSIRRGTEYCLSGEASALVTNPIQKKRLYDTGFSFPGHTEYLASLTGVTDQAVMMLACRELKVIPATIHVPLNKVPALLSADLLTHVISTAHRDLNYRFGIANPRIVVAGLNPHAGEDGSIGTEEVDIISPAIKNLQQSGMDVKGPFPADSLFHKAARGKYDAAICMYHDQALISIKTIDFDGGVNITLGLPIIRTSPDHGTAEDIHGKGIANPTSLIEAMKIAAEIASIAND; translated from the coding sequence ATGGCCGTCGCCCCGCTAGTTGTAACAATAGGTGATCCAAACGGAATTGGGATTGAGATAATCTCCAAAGCCTGGATGCAGCGCGACTTGAATAATCTCCCGGTTTTTTTTCTCCTCGGCAATGTTAAAACAATAGAGCACTACCTGAAATCTACGGGAATAGCCGTACCCTTCCTGGAAATCGCCTCCCCTGCCGATGCGGCAAATGTTTTTTCAAAAGCCCTGCCCGTACTGTCACTTGAGGGGTCAAACAGCGTTGCCGAAGAAATCATACTGTCCATCCGCCGTGGTACCGAATACTGTCTAAGCGGGGAAGCCAGCGCTCTGGTAACAAACCCTATTCAGAAAAAGAGGCTCTATGATACAGGGTTCAGTTTTCCAGGGCATACGGAATATCTCGCTAGCTTAACCGGTGTAACCGATCAAGCCGTCATGATGCTGGCGTGCCGCGAATTGAAGGTTATTCCTGCGACAATACATGTTCCGCTAAACAAGGTTCCTGCCCTGCTTTCCGCAGACTTGCTTACTCACGTCATTTCCACCGCCCATCGGGATCTGAATTACCGGTTTGGTATCGCTAATCCGCGGATAGTTGTTGCCGGTCTCAATCCTCACGCCGGCGAAGATGGCAGTATTGGCACTGAAGAAGTCGACATTATATCTCCGGCCATCAAAAACCTGCAACAAAGCGGAATGGATGTAAAAGGACCTTTTCCAGCGGACAGCCTCTTTCATAAAGCGGCGCGCGGGAAGTATGATGCAGCGATCTGCATGTATCATGATCAAGCCTTGATCTCGATTAAGACCATAGATTTCGATGGCGGTGTCAATATTACTTTGGGATTGCCGATCATCCGGACCTCGCCTGATCATGGTACGGCGGAAGATATCCATGGAAAAGGCATTGCAAATCCAACCAGCTTGATCGAAGCGATGAAAATCGCCGCGGAAATTGCCTCAATAGCCAATGACTGA
- the rsmA gene encoding 16S rRNA (adenine(1518)-N(6)/adenine(1519)-N(6))-dimethyltransferase RsmA encodes MTEADPLPPLRDVINRYGLRAEKALGQNFLLDLNLTGKIARSAGALDGETVLEIGPGPGGLTRAILAEGASKLIAIEKDSRCLPALAEISKAYPNRIEVLNTDALELDETTLFEGQAKIIANLPYNIATPLLIKWLGQVDRFSSMTLMFQKEVADRITAQPSTKAYGRLTILCQWLCVCTRQFDISPKAFTPPPKVTSTVVKLVPRPEPAFPANQMILEKIVAAAFGQRRKMLRASLKPLGKPTEILLQKADIDPTRRAEELTVEEFCRLALVFENSQ; translated from the coding sequence ATGACTGAAGCCGATCCCCTCCCTCCCTTGCGGGATGTCATAAATCGATATGGCCTGCGTGCCGAGAAGGCCTTGGGGCAAAATTTCCTGCTGGACCTTAATTTAACAGGAAAAATTGCCCGATCAGCGGGGGCGCTTGATGGAGAAACTGTTCTTGAAATCGGTCCGGGTCCAGGCGGCCTAACACGTGCCATTCTGGCGGAGGGAGCATCAAAACTAATTGCCATTGAAAAGGACAGCCGCTGCCTGCCTGCGCTTGCCGAGATCAGTAAAGCTTACCCAAACCGTATTGAAGTGCTCAATACAGACGCCCTTGAGCTCGACGAAACAACATTATTTGAGGGGCAGGCTAAAATTATCGCCAATTTGCCTTATAATATAGCGACACCATTGCTGATAAAATGGCTTGGACAAGTTGATCGCTTTTCGTCAATGACGTTAATGTTCCAAAAAGAGGTTGCCGATCGTATAACGGCTCAGCCAAGCACAAAGGCCTATGGCCGACTGACGATATTATGCCAATGGCTATGCGTATGTACCCGCCAGTTTGATATCTCGCCAAAAGCATTTACACCGCCACCGAAAGTCACCAGCACTGTCGTTAAATTGGTGCCACGGCCCGAACCTGCCTTCCCCGCCAACCAGATGATTTTAGAGAAAATTGTTGCAGCTGCCTTCGGTCAGCGCCGTAAAATGCTGAGGGCAAGCTTGAAACCGCTGGGAAAACCTACGGAAATTCTTTTACAAAAAGCGGATATTGATCCAACAAGACGCGCGGAAGAGCTAACTGTTGAAGAGTTTTGCCGGTTGGCGTTGGTTTTTGAAAACTCTCAGTAA